A portion of the Stigmatella aurantiaca DW4/3-1 genome contains these proteins:
- a CDS encoding Crp/Fnr family transcriptional regulator, with translation MGAEETLFQRFGQEFPKGTVLFQEGEPGKDMFVLQSGKITISKKVREVEKHLAVLGPGEFFGEMAIISNKPRNATATVTEDAKLLVIDSKTFEAMIRGNAEIAVRMIKKLAERLSEMSAQIENLMHSDPASRVVHQILHACQSRGRPVEEGIEVDLNPRELPQQLGVGEPAIRLMLNRLERSGLIERKGDSLIVYDTARLHDFLQYLEMKWKFGDL, from the coding sequence ATGGGCGCCGAGGAAACCCTTTTTCAGCGGTTCGGACAGGAATTCCCCAAGGGCACGGTCCTCTTCCAGGAGGGCGAGCCTGGCAAGGACATGTTCGTCCTGCAGTCCGGGAAGATCACCATCTCGAAGAAGGTGCGCGAGGTGGAAAAGCACCTGGCGGTGCTGGGGCCGGGCGAGTTCTTCGGGGAGATGGCCATCATCTCCAACAAGCCGCGCAACGCCACCGCCACGGTGACGGAGGACGCGAAGCTGTTGGTCATCGACTCGAAGACCTTCGAGGCGATGATCCGCGGCAACGCCGAGATCGCCGTGCGGATGATCAAGAAGCTGGCCGAGCGGCTCTCGGAGATGTCCGCCCAAATCGAGAACCTGATGCACTCGGATCCCGCCAGCCGGGTGGTGCACCAGATTCTCCACGCCTGCCAGTCCCGGGGACGCCCCGTGGAAGAGGGCATCGAGGTGGACCTCAACCCGCGCGAGCTGCCGCAGCAGCTCGGCGTGGGCGAGCCCGCCATCCGTCTCATGCTCAACCGCCTGGAGCGCTCGGGCCTCATCGAACGCAAGGGTGACAGCCTCATCGTGTACGACACGGCCCGGCTGCACGACTTCCTCCAGTATCTGGAGATGAAGTGGAAGTTCGGAGACCTCTAG
- a CDS encoding MBL fold metallo-hydrolase: MKLKVLGCHGGELPSCRTTCFLLDEVLALDAGALTSTLSLEQLCKVDDILIGHSHFDHTKDLPLLADLVIGRRDSPVTIHASRECARALRTSMFNNELWPDFTRIPTRKAPVLRIKSFRAGSTFQIGPYTVQSVPVSHPVESCGFIISRGKTALAMSGDTGPTDRLWKALNQAKNLKALLVETSFPNALQQLADLSGHLTPRTLQSELAKFNRNGTEVLLYHLKPAFVSQLKRELAGLPVEILELGDSFEF; the protein is encoded by the coding sequence GTGAAGCTGAAAGTCCTCGGATGTCATGGTGGCGAGCTGCCCTCGTGCCGGACCACCTGCTTCCTCCTGGATGAGGTGCTCGCGCTGGACGCGGGCGCCCTCACCAGCACGCTCTCGCTCGAGCAGCTGTGCAAGGTGGACGACATCCTCATTGGGCACAGCCACTTCGATCACACCAAGGATCTGCCGCTGCTGGCCGATCTGGTGATCGGCCGGCGCGACAGCCCCGTTACCATCCATGCCTCGCGGGAGTGCGCCCGGGCGCTGCGCACCTCCATGTTCAACAACGAGCTGTGGCCGGATTTCACCCGCATCCCCACGCGCAAGGCGCCGGTGTTGCGCATCAAGTCATTCCGGGCGGGCAGCACCTTCCAGATTGGCCCCTACACGGTGCAGTCCGTGCCGGTGAGCCACCCGGTGGAGTCCTGCGGCTTCATCATCTCCCGGGGAAAGACGGCCCTGGCCATGAGCGGGGACACTGGCCCCACGGACCGGCTGTGGAAGGCGCTCAACCAGGCCAAGAACCTCAAGGCGTTGCTGGTGGAGACGAGCTTCCCCAACGCACTGCAGCAACTGGCGGACCTGTCCGGGCACCTGACGCCGCGCACGCTCCAGTCGGAGCTGGCCAAGTTCAACCGCAATGGCACCGAGGTGCTCCTCTACCACCTCAAGCCCGCCTTCGTGAGCCAGCTCAAGCGGGAGCTGGCGGGGCTGCCGGTGGAAATCCTGGAGCTGGGGGACAGTTTCGAGTTCTGA
- the accD gene encoding acetyl-CoA carboxylase, carboxyltransferase subunit beta, producing the protein MAWFSKKPRIAARQEPTEEQAPSRMQGLWAKCENCDEIIYRQELEKNIMVCPHCEHHHPWPARARLAGLLDPDSFEEFDKELEPQDPLGFSDSKKYKDRLKSTRKSLEENDAFISGVGRIEGHPVSVGCFVFEFMGGSMGSVVGEKVTRVFERAYELKYPAIIFSASGGARMQEGIFSLMQMAKTSAAIGRFRNGNKPYVSVLLHPTTGGVAASFAWLGDIILAEPKALIGFAGPRVIEQTIRQKLPEGFQRSEFLLEHGMIDAIVPRKEMRSRLAQLLRMVG; encoded by the coding sequence ATGGCCTGGTTTTCCAAGAAGCCCCGTATCGCCGCCCGCCAGGAGCCCACCGAGGAGCAAGCGCCTTCTCGAATGCAGGGCCTGTGGGCCAAGTGCGAAAACTGCGACGAGATCATCTACCGGCAAGAGCTGGAGAAGAATATCATGGTGTGCCCGCACTGCGAGCACCACCATCCCTGGCCGGCGCGCGCCCGGTTGGCCGGGCTGCTGGACCCGGACAGCTTCGAGGAGTTCGACAAGGAGCTGGAGCCGCAGGATCCGCTCGGGTTCAGCGACTCCAAGAAGTACAAGGACCGGTTGAAGTCCACGCGCAAGAGCCTCGAGGAGAATGACGCGTTCATCTCCGGCGTGGGCCGCATCGAAGGCCACCCCGTCTCCGTGGGGTGCTTCGTGTTCGAGTTCATGGGCGGCTCCATGGGCTCGGTGGTGGGGGAGAAGGTGACGCGCGTCTTCGAGCGTGCGTACGAGCTGAAGTACCCCGCGATCATCTTCTCGGCCTCGGGCGGCGCCCGCATGCAGGAGGGCATCTTCTCCCTCATGCAGATGGCCAAGACGTCCGCGGCCATTGGCCGCTTCCGCAACGGCAACAAGCCCTACGTCTCGGTGCTGCTGCACCCGACGACGGGCGGCGTGGCGGCGTCCTTCGCGTGGCTGGGGGACATCATCCTCGCCGAGCCCAAGGCGCTCATCGGCTTCGCGGGCCCGCGCGTCATCGAGCAGACCATCCGCCAGAAGCTCCCCGAGGGCTTCCAGCGCTCCGAGTTCCTGCTGGAGCATGGGATGATCGACGCCATCGTCCCGCGCAAGGAGATGCGCTCGCGGCTCGCCCAACTCCTGCGGATGGTGGGCTGA
- a CDS encoding bifunctional folylpolyglutamate synthase/dihydrofolate synthase has protein sequence MPLPRTPDEALGFLAGLNPSGIKLGLERVREALAALGHPERRYPSLHVAGTNGKGSTCAFATAALSVAGHRVGLYTSPHLSRVNERFQVAGDDISDEVLGRRILEVLARYPEAAHTPAPLTYFEFATVVALWHFAQEGVSVAVLETGLGGRLDATNTVTPLVTAITPVSFDHMDYLGNTLEAIAGEKAGILKPGVPAVLSRQEPEALRALVRVADEVGAPVLLEDRDFALASEPGGTFAYRGTRFQLEGLSLALRGLHQRQNAAVALAALEQLDARGVAVSAEAARAGLASARWPGRLEELGCQPPVLLDGAHNPAGMKVLLASLEALYPGRALHAVFGVVADKDRGPMMQGLFPRCASVHLTPLDTPRSLPPERYLPEAQALCAAVYAYASLDDALAGARSQARPGDVILCTGSLFLIGAIRSRFMRNLGVKHERA, from the coding sequence ATGCCGCTGCCGCGCACGCCGGACGAGGCGTTGGGCTTCCTCGCGGGGCTCAACCCGTCCGGCATCAAGCTGGGCCTGGAGCGGGTGCGCGAGGCGCTCGCCGCCCTGGGCCATCCGGAGCGCCGCTACCCCTCGCTCCACGTCGCGGGCACCAACGGCAAGGGCAGCACCTGTGCCTTCGCCACCGCGGCCCTGAGTGTAGCGGGGCACCGGGTGGGGCTCTACACCTCGCCCCACCTGAGCCGCGTCAACGAGCGCTTCCAGGTAGCGGGGGACGACATCTCCGATGAGGTGCTGGGGCGCCGCATCCTCGAGGTGCTGGCGCGCTACCCGGAAGCCGCGCACACGCCCGCCCCCCTCACGTACTTCGAGTTCGCCACGGTGGTGGCGCTCTGGCACTTCGCCCAGGAGGGCGTCTCGGTGGCCGTGCTGGAGACAGGTCTCGGGGGGCGGTTGGACGCCACCAACACCGTCACCCCGCTCGTCACGGCCATTACCCCCGTGTCCTTCGACCACATGGACTACCTGGGCAACACCCTGGAGGCCATCGCGGGCGAGAAGGCGGGCATCCTCAAGCCCGGGGTTCCCGCCGTGCTCAGCCGCCAGGAGCCCGAGGCGCTGCGGGCCCTTGTCCGCGTGGCGGACGAGGTGGGGGCCCCCGTGCTGCTGGAGGACAGGGACTTCGCCCTGGCGTCCGAGCCAGGGGGGACGTTCGCCTATCGGGGCACGCGGTTTCAGCTCGAGGGGCTCTCGCTCGCCCTGCGGGGGCTCCACCAGCGGCAAAACGCGGCCGTGGCCCTCGCCGCGTTGGAGCAACTGGATGCGCGGGGCGTGGCCGTGTCCGCCGAAGCCGCCCGGGCGGGGCTGGCCTCCGCGCGCTGGCCGGGCCGCCTGGAGGAGCTAGGCTGCCAACCGCCCGTGCTGCTGGATGGTGCCCACAACCCCGCGGGGATGAAGGTCTTGCTGGCCTCCCTGGAGGCCCTGTACCCCGGCCGGGCTCTGCACGCGGTGTTCGGGGTGGTGGCCGACAAGGACCGGGGGCCGATGATGCAAGGCCTCTTTCCCCGGTGTGCCTCCGTCCACCTCACCCCGCTGGACACCCCGCGCTCCCTGCCGCCCGAGCGGTATTTGCCAGAGGCTCAAGCCCTCTGTGCGGCTGTGTATGCCTACGCTTCCCTGGACGATGCCCTGGCGGGCGCCAGGTCCCAGGCGCGCCCGGGCGATGTCATTCTTTGCACGGGCTCTCTGTTTCTCATCGGCGCCATTCGCTCTCGATTCATGAGAAACCTTGGCGTAAAACACGAGCGAGCATAA
- a CDS encoding alpha/beta fold hydrolase: MRLPDDWRVEASGPRIPTVDEVDFRALYQKTNYVVETADGWSLVMTRYRPVKQPFPQPLFGETLLMVHGFSQNRHAWTSGQFVKNLLFFGADIHILELRGHGKSSIAFQRERAQRFRRPLPPDLDYSWDIDSYFLYDLPAAVSGVKRITRRDRIFYCGHSMGGMLGYGYAGIHDDFEGLITIGSPADLGRGFFLLKALALTAPAVGGLVDMTLEGINAQRRLSHLGWSALSRGAGWVNRELGQRLSPGVKPNEASFRYVPVDAWLKYAEKQLARAEGHALYERLATRVNRLSNPARVSAHDIRWLLREGGEREPRKVLEQFARWIRRGEMVCYRTDYDFKRGFSKIKVPMAIIFGDMDPLASVESTRSVYRAAQSEYLLWRPVKGNSHVELTMGHDIRQICYDIKNLIEYARTHRAHSPVLPRIR; encoded by the coding sequence ATGCGTCTCCCGGATGACTGGAGAGTCGAGGCCTCGGGGCCGCGAATACCCACCGTCGACGAGGTCGACTTCCGGGCGCTGTATCAAAAGACGAACTACGTCGTTGAGACAGCGGACGGTTGGTCGCTGGTGATGACGCGGTACCGGCCCGTGAAGCAGCCGTTCCCTCAGCCGCTCTTTGGCGAGACGCTGTTGATGGTGCACGGCTTCTCGCAGAACCGGCACGCTTGGACGAGCGGCCAGTTCGTCAAGAACCTGCTCTTCTTCGGCGCGGACATTCACATCCTGGAATTGAGAGGCCACGGCAAGAGCTCCATCGCCTTCCAGCGCGAGCGGGCCCAGCGCTTCCGCCGGCCGCTGCCCCCGGATCTCGACTACAGCTGGGACATCGACAGCTACTTCCTCTACGACTTGCCCGCGGCCGTCTCCGGGGTGAAGCGCATCACCCGGCGGGACCGGATCTTCTACTGCGGGCACTCCATGGGCGGGATGCTCGGCTACGGCTATGCCGGCATCCACGATGATTTCGAGGGGCTCATCACCATTGGCTCCCCCGCGGATCTGGGGCGGGGCTTCTTCCTGCTGAAGGCCCTGGCGCTGACCGCCCCGGCCGTCGGCGGGCTGGTGGACATGACCTTGGAGGGCATCAACGCGCAGCGCCGGCTGAGCCACCTGGGCTGGTCCGCCTTGTCGCGCGGGGCAGGGTGGGTGAACCGGGAACTGGGCCAGCGCCTCTCGCCCGGGGTGAAGCCCAACGAAGCGAGCTTCCGGTACGTACCGGTGGATGCCTGGCTGAAGTACGCGGAGAAGCAGCTGGCCCGCGCCGAGGGGCATGCGCTCTACGAGCGCCTCGCCACGCGCGTCAACCGGTTGAGCAACCCCGCCCGGGTCAGCGCCCACGACATCCGCTGGCTGCTGCGCGAGGGGGGGGAGCGGGAGCCGCGCAAGGTGCTGGAGCAGTTCGCCCGCTGGATTCGCCGCGGGGAGATGGTCTGCTACCGCACCGATTACGACTTCAAGCGCGGCTTCTCGAAGATCAAAGTCCCCATGGCCATCATCTTCGGGGACATGGATCCGCTCGCCTCGGTGGAGTCCACCCGGAGCGTCTACCGGGCCGCCCAGAGCGAGTACCTGCTGTGGCGCCCGGTGAAGGGCAACAGCCATGTCGAGCTGACCATGGGTCACGACATCCGGCAGATCTGTTACGACATCAAGAACCTCATCGAGTATGCGCGGACCCACCGCGCCCACTCGCCGGTGCTGCCGCGCATTCGTTAG
- a CDS encoding AMIN domain-containing protein, whose amino-acid sequence MKAYVVAVVGWVLLPLLALAQEKAALNAITRVTVNGGVVEITGSQKPSFTTFTMTDPPRLVIDISGAVLSGVPEEIPARGGGVTGLRTANYGSESTAVARVLIGYERDVETDIQVSNNVLFVKVLEEGSQAVAQARPFESAQAPSEGRDTEAAAPPDAAQASEAARAEREAQAKAAAQASEAARVEREAQAKAAAQVEETRRREQETAAAEKQRQTEAEAKRQAEAKQREETARAQAEARKAAEDEEKRRQAEEAQAKRQAETEAKQRKQEEARAQAEARRTAEAEEKQRQKEEAEARRQAEVEAKQRKQEEARAQAEARRSAQAEETRRQQETARVASAEPPAREEQGDSAAAPGISARRKTLEIVGFQQRASSSRVYIRTNERVQYKVSQSDREIILELENTQIGKGNNTRALDTSFFDTAVSRVDPLAGPGRSVRVSIRLKEPVSVQTRQEGNTISLDFPRSAER is encoded by the coding sequence ATGAAGGCCTATGTGGTGGCCGTGGTGGGCTGGGTGTTGCTGCCCCTGCTCGCACTCGCGCAGGAGAAGGCGGCACTGAACGCCATCACCCGCGTGACGGTGAATGGCGGCGTGGTGGAGATTACCGGCAGCCAGAAGCCGAGCTTCACCACTTTCACCATGACGGACCCGCCGCGGCTCGTCATCGATATCTCTGGCGCGGTGCTCAGCGGCGTTCCTGAAGAGATTCCGGCCCGGGGCGGAGGCGTGACGGGGCTGCGCACCGCCAATTACGGCTCGGAGTCGACGGCCGTGGCGCGTGTGCTGATCGGCTACGAGCGGGACGTGGAGACGGACATCCAGGTGTCCAACAACGTCCTCTTCGTCAAGGTGCTGGAGGAGGGCAGCCAGGCCGTGGCCCAGGCGCGGCCCTTCGAGAGCGCGCAAGCCCCCTCGGAGGGACGTGACACGGAGGCCGCGGCGCCGCCGGACGCGGCGCAAGCCAGCGAAGCAGCGCGGGCCGAGCGGGAGGCCCAGGCCAAGGCCGCCGCGCAGGCCAGCGAAGCGGCGCGGGTCGAGCGGGAAGCCCAGGCCAAGGCCGCCGCGCAGGTGGAAGAGACTCGGCGCAGGGAGCAGGAGACGGCTGCCGCCGAGAAGCAGCGGCAGACCGAGGCGGAAGCCAAGCGTCAGGCGGAGGCGAAGCAGCGCGAGGAGACTGCCCGGGCGCAAGCCGAGGCCCGCAAGGCCGCGGAGGACGAGGAGAAGCGCCGCCAGGCCGAGGAGGCTCAGGCCAAGCGCCAGGCGGAGACGGAGGCGAAGCAGCGCAAGCAGGAAGAGGCGCGCGCGCAGGCCGAGGCCCGCAGGACCGCGGAGGCCGAGGAGAAGCAGCGGCAGAAAGAGGAAGCGGAGGCCCGGCGCCAGGCGGAGGTGGAGGCGAAGCAACGCAAGCAGGAGGAGGCGCGCGCGCAGGCCGAGGCCCGCAGGAGCGCCCAGGCCGAGGAAACACGGCGGCAGCAGGAGACGGCCCGCGTGGCCAGCGCCGAGCCCCCCGCCCGCGAGGAGCAGGGCGATTCAGCGGCCGCGCCGGGGATCTCCGCGAGGCGGAAGACGCTGGAGATTGTTGGCTTCCAGCAGCGTGCTTCCTCCTCGCGTGTGTACATCCGCACGAACGAGCGCGTTCAGTATAAGGTCTCCCAGAGCGACAGGGAGATCATCCTCGAGCTGGAGAACACGCAGATCGGCAAGGGCAACAACACCCGTGCGCTCGACACGTCCTTCTTCGACACCGCCGTCTCGCGGGTGGATCCCCTCGCGGGGCCCGGCCGCTCCGTGCGTGTGTCCATCCGCCTCAAGGAGCCGGTGTCCGTCCAGACGCGCCAGGAGGGCAACACCATCTCCCTGGATTTCCCCCGCTCCGCGGAGCGCTGA
- a CDS encoding LPS-assembly protein LptD produces MSLLVPVTVALLVSAQIPLSAQLQLPTGETVEVTADLVVSEPERQLLIARGHTQLRTGQTVLRADEVTYDQGAQTVSATGGVMFVSGLFAAVADAVVVDLKSNEATAEGGLFMQKRNVTPEALAAAETPQQLREMGDTPMLFRGTRIRRTDANTFMVEDLVFNPCVCGPGDPDWRMEARDASIITGERAILTWPVVYIASVPVLALPWLYLPLSDRRTGLLMPRLTTSSIAGFGIEQPIFITLGRSYDLTVSPGYYTGASRETHDLGGGTLREEPRYVGIRGPRLLTEFRYVPSEQTRGRWTLGFIYDLQPIRDPRTGAFYRQGNEPLGEAITQARGLRGETSWQHTQEMGHGFSNRVDAAFVSDGYFTRDLTADVVARENQYLRSTGAISHRGEEHYLGLEVAIRQDIRWAYPFFREDRVPAAADPLRPVLHGPRTLQKLPALTLSLPEQRLGGRWALGMRMEFSRLSPLTGRFGDEGEDGLFDASGARIVTGPDGLPQALLDPAQSNGRFDASDREARDRLDLFPRLSTSFGWGPYARVTPMVALRQDLYGGEVSGRTAQRGYPMVDLQVDSELARSYVGAESTYRHTLMPSVHLRYVPGVWGGVPPPGASPGLPAQRYDEIDSALPLGLDGQDEGFLHAVVEVTQSLQLKKEQALREPLRLRVGQGFDLTRYAPLWKEASNQEAPILRDTFARLLARVGIFSAGALVRYDTQNAQISQLSAEAHVDNGRGEALYARYDDLLAVGSDRLRRGIDTLVGPSSESRARAQLLTAGGRLTLGIGLGLRYEAIVQPLVQQQSALAQQILGVSYGPACDCWRIEGVATLRRGQKLPDFGLNFTVAGFGSFGS; encoded by the coding sequence ATGAGCCTCCTTGTTCCGGTGACCGTCGCGCTGCTCGTGTCAGCGCAGATTCCCTTGTCGGCCCAGCTCCAACTCCCCACTGGGGAGACGGTCGAGGTGACCGCTGATCTCGTGGTCTCCGAGCCCGAGCGCCAGCTGCTCATTGCCCGTGGCCACACGCAGCTGCGCACGGGCCAGACGGTGCTGCGCGCGGACGAGGTGACGTACGACCAGGGGGCGCAGACGGTGAGCGCCACCGGCGGGGTGATGTTCGTCAGCGGCCTGTTCGCCGCGGTGGCGGATGCCGTGGTGGTGGACCTGAAGTCCAACGAGGCCACCGCCGAGGGCGGCCTCTTCATGCAGAAGCGCAACGTCACCCCGGAGGCGCTGGCGGCCGCGGAGACACCCCAGCAACTGCGCGAGATGGGCGACACCCCCATGCTCTTCCGGGGCACACGCATCCGGCGCACGGACGCCAACACCTTCATGGTGGAGGATCTCGTCTTCAACCCGTGTGTGTGCGGCCCTGGGGATCCGGACTGGCGCATGGAGGCCCGGGATGCGTCCATCATCACGGGCGAGCGCGCCATCCTCACCTGGCCGGTCGTCTACATCGCGTCGGTTCCGGTGCTCGCGTTGCCGTGGCTGTACCTGCCGCTGTCCGATCGGCGCACCGGCCTGCTCATGCCCCGGCTGACCACCTCCAGCATCGCCGGCTTCGGCATCGAACAGCCCATCTTCATCACGCTGGGGCGCAGCTACGATCTCACCGTCTCGCCGGGCTACTACACGGGGGCTTCCCGGGAGACGCACGATCTGGGCGGCGGGACGCTGCGCGAGGAGCCGCGCTACGTGGGCATCCGGGGCCCGCGTCTGCTCACCGAGTTTCGTTACGTGCCCAGCGAGCAGACCCGGGGCCGGTGGACGCTGGGGTTCATCTACGACTTGCAGCCCATCCGGGATCCGCGCACGGGGGCCTTCTACCGGCAGGGCAATGAGCCTCTGGGAGAGGCCATCACCCAGGCGCGAGGGCTGCGCGGCGAGACATCCTGGCAACACACCCAAGAGATGGGCCATGGGTTCTCCAACCGGGTGGATGCCGCCTTCGTCTCCGATGGGTATTTCACGCGGGATCTCACCGCGGACGTCGTCGCCCGCGAGAACCAGTACCTGCGGAGCACCGGCGCGATCTCCCATCGGGGCGAGGAGCATTACCTGGGCCTGGAGGTGGCCATCCGCCAGGACATCCGCTGGGCCTACCCGTTCTTCCGGGAGGACCGGGTGCCCGCCGCGGCGGATCCCCTCCGGCCTGTCCTGCATGGCCCCCGCACCCTCCAGAAGCTGCCCGCCCTCACGCTCTCGCTGCCCGAGCAGCGCCTGGGAGGCCGGTGGGCGCTGGGGATGCGCATGGAGTTCAGCCGGTTGTCCCCGCTCACGGGGCGCTTCGGGGATGAGGGCGAGGACGGCCTCTTCGACGCCTCGGGTGCCCGGATCGTGACGGGCCCTGATGGCCTGCCCCAGGCCCTTCTGGATCCGGCGCAGTCGAACGGGCGCTTCGATGCCTCGGATCGCGAGGCGCGGGACCGGTTGGATCTGTTCCCCCGGCTCTCCACGTCCTTCGGGTGGGGGCCCTATGCCCGGGTGACGCCCATGGTGGCGCTCCGGCAGGACCTCTATGGGGGGGAGGTTTCAGGCCGCACCGCGCAGCGGGGATACCCCATGGTGGATCTCCAGGTGGACTCCGAGCTTGCCCGGAGCTACGTCGGCGCGGAGTCCACCTACCGCCACACCCTCATGCCCTCGGTCCACCTGCGCTACGTCCCCGGCGTGTGGGGTGGGGTGCCGCCGCCGGGCGCCTCGCCCGGGCTGCCTGCCCAGCGCTACGACGAGATCGACTCGGCGCTGCCCCTGGGGCTCGACGGCCAGGACGAGGGCTTCCTGCACGCGGTGGTGGAAGTGACCCAGTCCCTTCAACTGAAAAAAGAACAGGCCCTGCGTGAACCCCTCCGGTTGCGCGTGGGACAGGGGTTTGATCTGACCCGTTACGCGCCCTTGTGGAAGGAAGCGAGCAACCAGGAGGCGCCCATCCTACGGGACACCTTCGCGAGGTTGCTTGCCCGTGTCGGTATTTTTAGCGCGGGCGCGTTGGTCCGTTATGACACCCAGAACGCTCAAATTTCTCAACTCAGCGCAGAGGCTCATGTAGACAACGGGCGGGGCGAGGCGCTGTATGCACGATATGACGACTTGCTCGCGGTGGGTTCGGATCGACTCCGCCGGGGGATCGATACCTTGGTTGGTCCGTCGTCGGAGAGCCGGGCGCGTGCTCAGCTTCTTACAGCGGGAGGTCGATTGACGCTCGGAATCGGACTCGGTCTGCGGTACGAAGCCATCGTGCAACCGCTCGTTCAACAGCAGTCTGCACTGGCACAGCAGATCCTGGGTGTGTCATATGGACCTGCTTGTGACTGCTGGCGTATCGAGGGTGTTGCCACGCTGCGGCGTGGTCAGAAGCTGCCAGATTTCGGGCTCAATTTTACGGTGGCCGGCTTCGGCTCCTTTGGATCTTGA
- a CDS encoding helix-turn-helix domain-containing protein, with protein MSELGKRIGQRIRELRTQRPERWTQEELAERAQISVSFLSMIERGERVAHVETLAALAGALGVSLGELFAGTEQSLAQTEDLLRPLSDFARARGLTARDVERLLGVARAMFNGTPA; from the coding sequence GTGTCGGAACTCGGAAAACGTATCGGCCAACGCATCCGCGAGCTTCGCACGCAGAGACCGGAGCGGTGGACCCAGGAAGAACTCGCGGAGCGAGCACAGATCAGCGTGTCGTTCTTGTCCATGATCGAACGCGGCGAGCGCGTGGCCCATGTGGAAACACTGGCCGCGCTGGCCGGCGCCCTCGGCGTCAGTCTGGGGGAGCTGTTCGCAGGGACGGAGCAGTCGCTCGCCCAGACGGAAGATCTGCTCCGGCCACTGTCGGACTTTGCCCGTGCCCGCGGTTTGACGGCACGAGATGTAGAGCGCTTGCTGGGGGTGGCGCGGGCCATGTTCAACGGCACGCCCGCCTGA
- a CDS encoding Ig-like domain-containing protein, whose protein sequence is MRLGLASCVALASVFWVACEPPPPATLEFVDQTPAQPRLGEITTVRFRAVDSRGGPQAGTTVSFRLQPEVPGVTLSPTESSTNVGDGIASTQIIATGRVASAVVVATAGDKTAVSPAVSFAGANAHGKQFTFQCGEVAGSASGGVHAIGAYDETRYLIAGVKLRCTAHVADRNGDGLSGAQVSFITEAGTIGPSSTSITDVVGNAQVLYKTSYPLPVETDPGTFTWSPINDATHTGDYLAPLWMQPFIWTENPIRDYGIAINPQTPRPEPFRKDPLRPNRINNPRDNLVSMIAVTTGEEGYDDANNNGQFDSGEEFIDLTEPFVDSNDNGTWDTNERFVDTNANGKWDGKNGQFDASTLIWVQERILWTGWPHPMDRDLTPLNEVPVVRQLSPPAGTTVNVGHFAEVFSTFLLADPWFNGLARNANGDGCAGGAVGPVTVEPLPKGVAYTYPAFTVETYKIRDAHDLQADPPPNPFPAPGIAFDVNASCAYTGSPEEGHVVLIAAPPLKGLVQ, encoded by the coding sequence ATGCGTCTGGGTCTGGCCTCATGCGTGGCGCTCGCAAGCGTTTTCTGGGTGGCGTGCGAGCCCCCCCCTCCCGCCACGCTTGAGTTCGTGGATCAGACTCCTGCCCAGCCTCGGCTGGGGGAGATCACCACGGTGCGCTTCCGGGCCGTCGACAGCCGAGGAGGTCCTCAGGCGGGAACCACGGTCTCGTTCCGGCTGCAGCCGGAGGTGCCGGGGGTGACCCTCAGCCCCACCGAGTCGAGCACCAACGTGGGGGATGGCATCGCCTCCACCCAGATCATCGCCACCGGCCGCGTCGCCTCCGCGGTGGTGGTGGCCACCGCCGGGGACAAGACGGCGGTGAGCCCGGCGGTGAGCTTCGCGGGCGCGAACGCCCACGGCAAGCAGTTCACCTTCCAGTGCGGCGAGGTCGCCGGAAGTGCCTCGGGTGGCGTTCACGCCATCGGGGCCTATGACGAGACGCGTTACCTCATCGCTGGCGTGAAGCTGCGATGCACGGCGCACGTGGCGGATCGCAACGGCGACGGCCTCTCGGGCGCCCAGGTCTCCTTCATCACGGAAGCGGGCACCATCGGGCCGAGCAGCACCTCCATCACGGACGTGGTGGGCAATGCCCAGGTGCTCTACAAGACGTCCTACCCGCTGCCGGTGGAGACGGATCCGGGCACCTTCACCTGGAGCCCCATCAACGATGCGACCCACACCGGCGACTACCTGGCCCCGCTGTGGATGCAGCCGTTCATCTGGACGGAGAACCCGATCCGGGATTACGGCATCGCCATCAACCCGCAGACCCCCCGGCCGGAGCCTTTCCGCAAGGATCCGCTGCGCCCCAACCGCATCAACAACCCGCGCGACAACCTGGTGTCGATGATCGCCGTCACGACGGGCGAGGAGGGGTATGACGACGCGAACAACAACGGCCAGTTCGATTCGGGAGAGGAGTTCATTGATCTCACCGAGCCGTTCGTCGACAGCAATGACAACGGCACGTGGGATACCAACGAGCGGTTCGTGGACACCAATGCCAATGGCAAGTGGGACGGGAAGAACGGCCAGTTCGACGCCAGCACCCTCATCTGGGTGCAGGAGCGCATCCTGTGGACGGGCTGGCCGCACCCGATGGATCGCGATCTGACGCCGCTCAACGAGGTGCCCGTCGTGCGCCAGCTGTCGCCCCCCGCGGGAACGACCGTGAACGTGGGCCACTTCGCCGAGGTGTTCTCCACCTTCCTGCTGGCGGACCCCTGGTTCAATGGCCTCGCCCGCAACGCGAACGGAGACGGCTGCGCGGGAGGCGCCGTGGGGCCGGTGACCGTGGAGCCGCTGCCCAAGGGGGTGGCCTACACCTACCCGGCGTTCACCGTGGAGACCTACAAGATCCGCGATGCACACGACCTGCAGGCCGATCCGCCGCCGAACCCGTTCCCCGCGCCGGGGATCGCCTTCGACGTCAACGCCTCGTGCGCCTACACGGGCTCCCCCGAGGAAGGGCACGTGGTGCTCATCGCCGCGCCGCCGCTCAAGGGCTTGGTGCAGTAG